A stretch of the Bacillus anthracis str. Vollum genome encodes the following:
- a CDS encoding DUF6434 domain-containing protein, with amino-acid sequence MRPSLTKSISLEDFQNYYWLKAELQTFCRKNGLPASGSKIEITERISHYLHTGKILKNSSGPKASKTSLSYKDLSLQTVITENHRCSEEVRAFFKEKIGANFRFTVALQKFFKENIGKTYEDAVAFWHEENERKKDPTYKTTISAQFEYNRFTRDFFEDPNNKGKSKADAIAAWNEIKAKPGSNAYVPQKVEN; translated from the coding sequence ATGCGTCCATCTTTAACAAAGTCTATATCACTTGAAGATTTCCAAAACTATTATTGGTTAAAAGCAGAACTTCAAACATTTTGTCGTAAGAATGGTTTACCAGCTAGTGGCTCTAAGATTGAAATAACCGAGCGTATCTCACATTATTTACATACTGGTAAAATATTAAAAAACAGCTCTGGTCCAAAAGCGAGTAAAACTTCTCTCTCTTATAAAGACCTTTCTCTTCAAACTGTTATCACTGAAAATCACCGCTGTAGCGAAGAGGTTCGGGCCTTTTTCAAAGAAAAAATTGGAGCAAACTTCCGCTTTACAGTAGCTCTTCAAAAATTTTTCAAAGAGAATATTGGAAAAACATATGAAGACGCGGTAGCTTTTTGGCATGAAGAAAACGAACGAAAAAAAGACCCTACATACAAAACAACGATCAGTGCACAATTTGAATACAATCGCTTTACTCGTGACTTTTTCGAAGATCCAAATAATAAAGGAAAATCAAAAGCTGATGCTATCGCTGCTTGGAATGAAATAAAAGCAAAACCTGGTAGCAATGCTTATGTTCCTCAGAAAGTAGAAAACTAG
- a CDS encoding biotin transporter BioY, translating to MNTKNLVFVALFSSIMGVLGLIPPIALSITPVPITLQSLGVMLAGGLLGSRLGALSQLIFLLIVGVGAPLLAGGRGGFGVFVGPSAGYLLGYIVGAFVIGYLIEHLREVSIIKVLCINIIGGIFVVYVFGITVQAFLMGVSVWETMKVSAVFLPGDCIKAIIAAILVTKLHRSLKHIITPALKNGKYTNAG from the coding sequence ATGAATACAAAAAACTTAGTTTTCGTCGCTTTATTTAGTTCTATTATGGGAGTGTTAGGGTTAATACCTCCAATTGCTCTTTCTATTACACCAGTTCCAATTACATTACAATCACTTGGTGTTATGCTTGCTGGTGGATTGTTAGGATCACGTCTTGGTGCATTAAGCCAGCTTATTTTTTTACTTATTGTAGGAGTTGGAGCGCCATTACTTGCTGGTGGACGTGGTGGCTTTGGCGTATTTGTTGGGCCAAGTGCAGGATATTTACTTGGTTATATCGTTGGAGCATTTGTCATTGGTTACTTAATTGAGCATCTACGTGAAGTTTCTATTATAAAAGTATTATGCATTAATATAATTGGTGGTATTTTCGTAGTTTATGTATTTGGTATTACTGTACAAGCTTTCTTAATGGGTGTTTCCGTGTGGGAGACGATGAAAGTGAGTGCTGTGTTTTTACCAGGAGATTGCATAAAAGCTATTATTGCAGCGATTCTTGTAACGAAATTACATCGTTCATTGAAACATATTATTACGCCTGCTCTAAAGAATGGGAAATATACAAATGCGGGATAA
- a CDS encoding NUDIX hydrolase has protein sequence MENVMQVRVTGILIEDEKVLLVKQKVANRNWSLPGGRVENGETLEEAMIREMREETGLEVNIQKLLYVCDKPDARPSLLHITFLLERIEGEITLPSNEFDYNPIYDVQMIPIKDLSQYGFSETFISLISEGFLNAGSYQGLKRNIGL, from the coding sequence ATGGAAAATGTAATGCAAGTTCGTGTTACTGGAATTTTAATTGAAGATGAAAAAGTATTGCTAGTAAAGCAAAAAGTTGCTAATCGGAATTGGTCTTTACCTGGAGGAAGAGTAGAGAATGGCGAAACGTTAGAGGAAGCAATGATTCGAGAAATGAGAGAAGAGACAGGGTTAGAAGTTAATATTCAGAAGCTACTCTATGTTTGTGATAAACCAGATGCACGCCCGTCTTTATTACATATAACGTTTTTGCTTGAAAGGATTGAAGGTGAAATTACGCTACCTTCTAACGAGTTTGATTATAATCCGATTTATGATGTGCAAATGATACCGATTAAAGATTTAAGTCAGTATGGTTTTTCGGAAACTTTTATCTCTCTTATAAGTGAAGGTTTTCTAAATGCAGGGAGTTATCAAGGGTTAAAACGAAATATAGGCCTATAA
- a CDS encoding acetyl-CoA C-acyltransferase, translating into MNRAVIVEAKRTPIGKKNGMLKDYEVQQLAAPLLTFLSKGMERAIDDVILGNVVGPGGNVARLSALEAGLGHHIPGVTIDRQCGAGLEAIRTACHFIQGGGGKCYIAGGVESTSTSPFQNRARFSPETIGDPNMGVAAEYVAESYNITREMQDEYACLSYKRTLQALAKGYIHEEILSFNGLLDESIKPEMNYERIIKRTKPAFLHNGTVTAGNSCGVNDGACAVLVMEEGQARKLGYKPVLRFVRSAVVGVDPNLPGTGPIFAVNKLLNERNMKVEDIDYFEINEAFASKVVACAKELQIPFGKLNVNGGAIALGHPYGASGAMLVTRLFYQAKRERMKYGIATLGIGGGVGLALLFEKVED; encoded by the coding sequence ATGAATAGAGCAGTTATTGTAGAAGCGAAAAGGACACCTATTGGTAAGAAGAATGGGATGTTAAAAGACTATGAAGTTCAGCAATTAGCAGCACCGCTTCTTACATTTTTAAGTAAAGGAATGGAGAGAGCGATAGACGATGTCATATTAGGGAATGTTGTTGGGCCAGGAGGGAATGTTGCGAGATTATCTGCTTTAGAAGCAGGGCTTGGTCATCATATTCCGGGTGTAACGATTGACCGACAATGTGGTGCCGGATTGGAAGCGATTCGCACCGCATGTCATTTCATTCAAGGCGGGGGCGGTAAGTGTTATATCGCCGGAGGAGTAGAGAGTACAAGTACGTCACCTTTTCAAAATAGGGCGCGATTTTCACCAGAAACAATTGGCGATCCTAATATGGGAGTAGCGGCTGAGTATGTTGCAGAAAGTTATAACATCACGAGAGAAATGCAAGACGAGTATGCATGCCTCAGTTATAAACGAACACTGCAAGCATTAGCAAAAGGATATATACATGAGGAAATATTGTCTTTTAATGGATTGCTAGATGAATCCATTAAGCCAGAAATGAATTATGAACGAATCATTAAAAGAACAAAACCTGCATTTTTACACAATGGTACAGTAACGGCAGGTAATTCGTGCGGTGTAAATGATGGAGCATGTGCCGTTCTTGTAATGGAAGAGGGACAAGCCCGAAAATTAGGATACAAGCCTGTACTTCGTTTCGTTCGTAGTGCTGTAGTTGGAGTGGATCCTAACCTTCCGGGGACTGGTCCGATATTTGCGGTGAACAAATTATTAAACGAAAGGAATATGAAAGTAGAGGACATCGATTATTTTGAAATAAATGAAGCATTTGCCTCAAAAGTTGTAGCTTGTGCAAAGGAGTTACAAATTCCTTTCGGAAAATTAAATGTAAATGGTGGGGCAATTGCGCTTGGTCATCCGTACGGTGCATCTGGGGCTATGCTTGTAACGCGCTTGTTTTATCAGGCGAAACGAGAGCGTATGAAATATGGAATCGCAACGTTAGGAATAGGGGGCGGGGTAGGTCTTGCACTATTATTTGAGAAAGTAGAAGACTAG
- a CDS encoding acyl-CoA synthetase yields MGITKEYKKHASLQPNKIAIKENDRVLTYKEWFESVYKVAKWLNEKESKNKTIAIVLENRIEFLQLFAGAAMAGWVCVPLDIKWKQDELKERIAISNPDMIVTERYKLNDLPNEEGRVIEIDEWKRMIEKYLPTYFPIENVQNAPFYMGFTSGSTGKAKAFLRAQQSWLHSFDCNVHDFHMKREDSILIAGTLVHSLFLYGAISALYVGQTVHIMRKFIPNQVLDQLETENISVMYTVPTMLESPYKENRVIENKMKIISSGAKWEAGAKEKIKNIFPYAKRYEFYGASELSFVTALVDEESERRPNSVGKPCHNVQVRVCNEAGKEVQKGEIGTVYVKSDQFFMGYIIDGVLARELNADGWMTVRDVGYEDEEGFIYIIGREKNMILFGGINIFPEEIESVLHEHPAVDEIVVIGVEDSYWGEKPVAIVKGSATRQQLKRFCLQRLSSFKIPKEWYFVDEIPYTNSGKIARMEAKSIIENQEKIYE; encoded by the coding sequence ATGGGAATAACAAAAGAATATAAAAAACATGCCTCTTTACAACCGAATAAAATAGCAATAAAGGAAAATGATCGAGTTTTAACATATAAAGAGTGGTTTGAGTCAGTGTATAAAGTAGCAAAATGGTTGAATGAAAAAGAATCGAAGAATAAAACGATAGCGATTGTATTAGAAAATCGTATAGAGTTTTTACAACTATTCGCGGGTGCTGCTATGGCCGGATGGGTTTGTGTGCCACTAGATATAAAGTGGAAACAAGATGAGCTCAAAGAAAGAATTGCAATTAGTAATCCGGATATGATTGTGACAGAGAGATATAAGTTAAATGATTTACCGAATGAAGAAGGAAGAGTAATTGAAATTGATGAGTGGAAAAGGATGATTGAGAAATATCTTCCTACATATTTCCCTATAGAAAATGTACAAAATGCTCCTTTTTATATGGGATTCACATCAGGATCGACTGGAAAAGCAAAAGCGTTTTTACGTGCGCAACAATCGTGGCTTCATAGTTTTGATTGTAATGTACATGATTTTCATATGAAAAGAGAGGATTCGATTTTAATAGCTGGGACGCTTGTTCATTCTCTTTTCTTATACGGGGCAATAAGCGCATTATATGTAGGACAAACGGTTCACATTATGAGAAAGTTCATTCCAAATCAAGTATTAGATCAGTTAGAAACTGAAAATATATCAGTTATGTATACAGTTCCGACAATGCTTGAATCTCCATATAAAGAAAATAGAGTGATAGAAAATAAAATGAAAATTATTTCGTCAGGGGCGAAATGGGAAGCTGGAGCGAAAGAAAAAATAAAGAATATCTTTCCTTATGCGAAAAGATATGAATTTTATGGTGCATCGGAACTGAGTTTTGTAACAGCATTAGTTGATGAAGAGAGCGAAAGAAGGCCAAATTCAGTAGGGAAACCTTGTCACAATGTGCAAGTTCGAGTATGTAATGAGGCAGGAAAAGAAGTACAGAAAGGTGAGATAGGAACTGTTTATGTGAAAAGTGATCAGTTTTTTATGGGATACATAATAGATGGTGTTTTAGCACGGGAGTTGAATGCAGATGGCTGGATGACAGTGCGAGATGTAGGTTATGAAGATGAAGAAGGATTTATTTATATTATCGGTAGAGAGAAGAATATGATTTTATTTGGAGGAATTAATATTTTCCCAGAAGAAATAGAAAGCGTATTACATGAACATCCAGCTGTTGATGAAATAGTTGTAATTGGTGTGGAAGATAGTTACTGGGGTGAAAAACCTGTCGCGATTGTAAAAGGAAGTGCTACGAGGCAACAATTAAAGCGTTTTTGCTTACAAAGATTATCCTCTTTTAAAATACCGAAAGAATGGTATTTTGTAGATGAAATACCGTATACAAATAGCGGGAAAATCGCTCGTATGGAAGCAAAGAGTATCATTGAAAATCAGGAGAAAATATATGAATAG